One window of the Chitinophaga niabensis genome contains the following:
- a CDS encoding START-like domain-containing protein: protein MSKKVQYELEYPVRCSPGILFEFLSTPAGLQEWFADKVDFRDNVFSFSWNGSTEEEAEVLEQLQDERIRLRWLHAPKGEYFEFSIQISEVTNMTILTVKDFAEKKEVADQSQLWNYQIKDLFHRIGN from the coding sequence ATGTCAAAGAAAGTGCAATATGAGTTAGAATATCCGGTTAGATGCTCCCCAGGTATCCTGTTTGAATTTCTATCAACCCCGGCCGGCCTTCAGGAATGGTTTGCGGACAAAGTGGATTTCAGGGATAATGTTTTTTCTTTCTCCTGGAACGGATCCACAGAAGAGGAAGCAGAGGTATTGGAACAGTTGCAAGATGAACGGATACGTTTACGCTGGCTACACGCCCCCAAAGGAGAATACTTTGAATTTAGTATTCAGATATCAGAAGTAACGAACATGACTATACTTACCGTTAAAGATTTTGCTGAGAAGAAAGAAGTGGCAGATCAAAGTCAGTTATGGAATTACCAGATAAAAGACCTATTTCACCGTATCGGCAATTAA
- a CDS encoding sigma-70 family RNA polymerase sigma factor encodes MRQLKITKSITNRESQSLEKYLQEIGKVDLITPEEEVNLAIRIKQGDQRALEKLTKANLRFVVSVAKQYQNQGLSLSDLINEGNLGLIKAAQRFDETRGFKFISYAVWWIRQSILQALAEQSRIVRLPLNKVGLSNKISKAYSQLEQEFEREPSPDELATILEINTEEVEATLGVAARHVSMDAPFIDGEDNSLLDVLENPNAVSADEELDHHDSLRREIERSLSTLTDRQKDVIMLYFGIGVEHPMSLEDIGEKFGLTRERVRQIKDKAITKLRTTSRSKLLRNYLGG; translated from the coding sequence ATGCGCCAACTTAAAATCACGAAGTCGATCACCAATCGTGAGTCTCAGTCGTTAGAAAAGTACCTGCAGGAGATCGGCAAAGTGGATCTCATTACGCCGGAAGAAGAAGTGAACCTGGCCATCCGGATCAAACAGGGCGACCAGCGCGCTTTAGAGAAGCTAACAAAAGCAAACCTGCGTTTCGTAGTGTCTGTTGCAAAACAATACCAGAACCAGGGCTTATCCTTAAGTGATCTGATCAATGAAGGAAACCTGGGGCTGATAAAGGCAGCACAGCGTTTCGATGAAACCCGTGGTTTTAAATTCATCTCCTACGCCGTTTGGTGGATCCGTCAGTCGATCCTCCAGGCATTGGCAGAACAATCCCGTATCGTACGTTTACCGTTGAATAAAGTGGGATTGTCCAACAAAATAAGCAAAGCATATTCTCAGTTAGAACAGGAATTTGAGAGAGAGCCTTCTCCGGATGAGCTGGCTACTATCCTCGAAATAAATACGGAAGAAGTGGAAGCTACTTTAGGTGTAGCTGCCCGTCACGTATCCATGGATGCACCTTTCATTGACGGAGAAGATAATTCCCTGCTTGATGTACTGGAAAATCCGAATGCCGTTAGCGCAGATGAGGAACTGGATCATCATGATTCCCTCCGCCGCGAGATCGAGCGTTCCCTTTCTACCCTTACAGACCGTCAGAAAGATGTGATCATGCTGTACTTCGGTATTGGTGTGGAACATCCCATGTCCCTGGAAGATATCGGTGAGAAATTTGGCCTGACACGCGAGCGTGTTCGTCAGATCAAGGACAAAGCCATCACAAAGCTCCGTACCACTTCCCGCAGCAAATTGCTCCGCAACTACCTGGGAGGTTGA
- the ffh gene encoding signal recognition particle protein, translating into MFESLSERLESAFKQLKGEGRISEINVATTVKEIRRALVDADVNYKIAKEFTDKVKDKALGEKVITAISPSQLMVKIVKDELAELMGNTEVELDIKANPTVILIAGLQGSGKTTFSGKLANFLKTQKNKKPLLVAADIYRPAAIDQLKVLGGQIGVEVYSEPENKNAVQIAENAIKHAKAQGNNIVIIDTAGRLAVDEVMMTEVANVKAAVQPQEILFVVDSMTGQDAVNTAKAFNERLDFTGVVLTKLDGDTRGGAALTIKYTVNKPIKFVSMGEKLDTLDVFYPERMAQRILGMGDITTLVERAQAQFNEEQAKKLEKKIRQNQFDFDDFKEQLQQIKKMGSIKDLLGMIPGVGKAVKDLDISDDSFKGIEAMINSMTPAERANPDLIDGSRRKRIAKGAGKEITDVNQFMKQFEQMRQMMKMMNKIPGGAKGLKMRG; encoded by the coding sequence ATGTTTGAATCATTATCGGAGCGGTTAGAGTCAGCCTTCAAGCAGCTTAAGGGAGAAGGACGCATTTCTGAGATCAATGTGGCCACTACTGTGAAGGAAATTCGCAGGGCCCTGGTGGATGCAGATGTGAACTATAAGATCGCGAAGGAATTCACCGATAAGGTAAAGGATAAAGCCCTCGGAGAGAAAGTGATCACGGCTATTTCCCCCAGCCAGCTGATGGTGAAGATCGTGAAGGACGAACTGGCTGAACTGATGGGTAACACGGAAGTAGAGCTGGATATCAAAGCCAACCCTACCGTGATCCTGATAGCTGGTCTGCAAGGTTCCGGTAAAACCACTTTCTCCGGCAAACTGGCCAATTTCCTCAAAACACAAAAGAACAAGAAACCCTTACTGGTAGCGGCGGACATTTACCGTCCCGCGGCGATCGATCAGTTGAAAGTACTGGGCGGCCAGATCGGGGTGGAAGTATATAGCGAACCTGAGAACAAGAATGCGGTACAGATAGCCGAAAACGCTATCAAACATGCTAAAGCACAGGGCAACAACATCGTGATCATAGATACCGCGGGCCGTTTGGCGGTGGATGAAGTGATGATGACCGAGGTGGCCAATGTGAAAGCTGCCGTGCAGCCACAGGAGATCCTCTTTGTGGTGGATTCCATGACTGGTCAGGATGCCGTGAATACTGCCAAAGCCTTCAACGAAAGGCTGGACTTTACCGGTGTGGTACTCACCAAATTAGATGGTGATACCCGCGGTGGTGCTGCATTGACCATCAAATACACCGTGAACAAACCCATCAAGTTTGTGAGCATGGGTGAAAAGCTGGATACGCTGGATGTGTTCTATCCTGAAAGGATGGCACAGCGGATCCTGGGGATGGGAGATATCACCACCCTCGTGGAAAGAGCACAGGCGCAGTTCAACGAGGAGCAGGCCAAAAAGCTCGAAAAGAAGATCCGCCAGAACCAGTTTGATTTTGACGACTTCAAGGAGCAATTGCAGCAGATCAAGAAAATGGGTAGCATCAAGGACCTGCTGGGAATGATCCCGGGGGTAGGTAAAGCGGTGAAAGACCTCGATATCAGCGATGATTCCTTCAAAGGCATAGAGGCCATGATCAATTCCATGACCCCTGCAGAAAGAGCTAATCCGGACCTTATCGATGGCAGCCGCAGGAAACGGATTGCCAAGGGAGCCGGTAAAGAGATCACCGATGTGAACCAGTTCATGAAGCAATTTGAGCAGATGCGGCAGATGATGAAGATGATGAACAAAATTCCCGGTGGGGCTAAAGGCCTCAAAATGAGAGGATAG
- the rpsP gene encoding 30S ribosomal protein S16 translates to MPVKIRLQRHGAKKRPFYFIVVADARAPRDGKFIQKIGTYNPLTVPASINIDTQKALRWLQKGAQPTDTVRRILSFKGVLYLKHLLRGVKLGLFDEPTAYTKFEQWQADHEEKVSARRESQKRAARAVTPIVRKVEDAPAAEAEGDGPAEA, encoded by the coding sequence ATGCCAGTAAAGATCAGATTACAGAGACACGGCGCTAAAAAGAGACCTTTTTACTTTATAGTAGTGGCTGATGCCCGCGCGCCAAGGGATGGTAAATTCATCCAAAAGATAGGTACATACAATCCTTTGACTGTACCAGCTTCTATCAACATCGACACGCAAAAAGCATTACGCTGGTTGCAGAAAGGTGCACAACCTACCGATACTGTTAGACGCATCCTGTCCTTCAAAGGCGTACTTTACCTGAAACACCTCCTGAGAGGCGTTAAACTCGGATTGTTCGATGAACCAACTGCTTACACTAAGTTTGAGCAATGGCAGGCAGATCACGAAGAAAAAGTATCTGCTCGTCGCGAAAGCCAAAAGAGAGCTGCCCGCGCGGTTACTCCGATTGTAAGGAAAGTTGAAGATGCTCCTGCTGCCGAAGCTGAAGGCGATGGCCCTGCTGAAGCGTAA
- a CDS encoding ribosome maturation factor RimM, whose product MANYFNIGKLAAAYGTDGEFILRHSLGKKTALKDITAVFIEERKDSFMPYFIQKAKAKDTENTYLKLEGIDTREATRILMQKGVYLEEADFKGLASSAAPLSLLGFKVEDKAAGVLGEIEEIIEMPQQVLAKVMFQEQEMLLPLNEQTLLKIDKKLQIVYLELPDGLLDIYLGK is encoded by the coding sequence ATGGCTAATTATTTCAATATCGGGAAACTCGCTGCCGCTTATGGTACAGACGGGGAGTTCATTCTCCGGCACAGCCTGGGAAAGAAAACAGCCCTGAAAGATATCACGGCGGTGTTCATTGAAGAACGGAAGGACAGTTTCATGCCCTACTTCATTCAGAAAGCCAAAGCCAAAGACACAGAGAACACCTATCTCAAACTGGAAGGCATAGATACCCGGGAAGCTACGCGGATATTGATGCAGAAAGGGGTTTACCTGGAAGAAGCAGACTTCAAAGGCCTGGCTTCATCCGCTGCCCCTTTATCCCTCTTAGGTTTTAAGGTAGAAGACAAAGCGGCCGGTGTACTGGGTGAAATAGAAGAGATCATTGAAATGCCGCAACAGGTGCTGGCCAAGGTGATGTTCCAGGAGCAGGAGATGTTGCTTCCGCTGAATGAGCAGACCCTGCTGAAGATAGACAAGAAACTACAGATCGTTTACCTGGAATTGCCGGATGGCCTGCTGGACATCTATTTGGGGAAATAA